The sequence CAGCAGATGACTAATGCCTATGCCACAACCACAATTTGCCGCAGTGTCAGTCTTAATTTTATCAAAGCTTAATCGAAAATCAGAGAAAGACAGAGAAGATAACAAAACCTGATACAATTGAGCAAGGCCAAATATCTGAACATCTTGAATTATAATGGTGTTGGCATTTTGGATATCAAGCCCACTTTCAACTATATTTGTGCATATTAAAATCTTAATATGCCCCTGTGCAAACTTTTCCATGGTGTCCTCAAGCTGTCTAGAGTATTGCTGCACAAGAGCACAAAAAAAGCAAAAGGTTAAAACATAGCAGTAActttattaaaacatatttaTCCATAGATTGGCATCACCATGAAAGTTAAAGCTGCTGCACCTAAATGGTAAAATATGAAGTGCATCACAAAAAACACATTGTATGTTGGAAATAGGAAGCAGATCAGCAATGCAAATTCAATGataacaaaaataaagctacTCCTAGACATGTGGATTGCGTAATATATAGGAGGTACAAAACCCAGTTGGGCGATAACAATGTATGCATGAGTGCTCGCAGTTGCAACACATTTACATAATTTAGAATGTAAAGAAAGATCACCTTTCCATGAGCTATTGCAATCTCAACATTTGGAAAGGATTGTTCCAGAAATTCCATAACCTCTTCAAGCCCTGTCAACAGTGCATGTTGCAAGGTTCTGACTATGATTTTCCATGTTAACATATGTGTAGATCAGACAAGAAAAAATTGTAATGAAATTACCCTTAATACGAGGCAAAACATAAAACACTTGGCCACCACGGTCCAACTCATGGTTAATAGCAGAGGTTACCCTCTCTTTTGTGTATGCAGAAAGATGGGTTTTTATTGGGACCCTCTCCGGAGGTGGTGTTGATATCAAACTGCAGGcgatgcaaaaaaaaattaaggaaaGAAATCCACACAAAGATCATAAATGAAACCAAAAAGCACATCTACCGAACCATATATCATCAGTAATGTTAGATCTATATTTGACCATTCTTTCTCATTTACAATATTAGATTATATAATGCAGCCAGCTGAACCAAACTGCAAAATGCTACAGAGTATTAAATTCATTTCAACTCACAGATCAAAATTTACTTTAAATGAGATTACCTGGCATCACGGAATCCAGTCAGTGCCAAATAAAGAGTTCGTGGAATAGGTGTTGCTGAAAGTGTGAGCACGTCAACAGAAGTTTTGAATGAAGCGATCCTCTCTTTCTGTTTAACTCCAAATCTCTGGAAAGCAAAGAGGGATACAAACACTCAAACGTCTCTGGAAAGTTTCTAAATTTCCAATTAGGTAATACAGGTTACTGAAGAGAGTCAAGCAGGACGAATGTTTGAGCTTCTGTGAGTTTTCAAGTAAACTGCTTTAAAGTCTAGAAAGCATAAAGAATTGGTGAAATTACTCTTGCTAAGATAATCATTGAAAAGAAATCAGAATGCCAAAGCCATCAGCATCTCCTAGCGTTTGGTTATATTCATGATAGAAACATAATAAACTTTTGTTTTATAGATTAACCTTCAATTCAACAAATTACATGTCACAGAATCAACCCAGTTTTAAAATTTCTACTACAAGAGTTTGGCTCTAAGTCATCAGGATGCATACTGTAGTTACCAATCAGAATGGAAAGCCTGAGAAGCGGGTGATCTAGAAGTATATTTTGCACAATTACGAAGCTTTTGATCTCAATCAGTGCAATTTATGAATGTGCATACGTATGTTAAAGttaaaaaacaaaatcattTCATGTAtatggaagagaagaaagaggcAAAACCTGTTCCTCATCAACAACAAGCAGGCCAAGGTTATTATACACAACACGATCACCCAGTAGCGAATGAGTCCCAACTATAATGTCCAGCTCACCATTCTTAATCATCTGTAGATGTGTCTCTTTCTCTGACTTGGTCTTGATGATTTAATAGGATGAATCCCATGGAAAGAAGTTAGTATGACATGGAACAAAAACAATTCAGTAAAATTACAAGATTATGCATTTAGGTAAAGAACAAGTATACAATATTGTGGAAAGACTGAAAACACTAGAAAGAATTTCCAAAATTAGACCTGCAAGGAATAAGTTGAAACTTGTGCAGAGATATTCTGCTATCCAAATATAACAAGGTTGGGCATTAACATTCTAGCTTCCAGAGCCCATCATTATGCTGTAAGTGTATAAACAGCATATATTAGGTAGCCATGTCTCTTCATTCTACCCATTAAATCCAACCAGGTGATATGTCAAGCTTAAAACAGGATTCTTTCTGATAACAGATGCACCAAACCAAACAGAAAACCTTAACTTACACCAAACCTAAACAATACCAAAGCACAAATTCCACCCAAGCCCGAACCAGAACCTGAAAACCAGATGTTGTGAACAAGAAGTTTCTCTTTTGATGATATAATGCTTCACTTAGCATTCAGTGTAGGTGCATTCAACTAATGAAGCATCAAGATGTCTAAGATATAGGAAAATACCATGTTGCTATGAGATAGGTATAAaccacttttttaaaaaaaaatccacatgGCATAATGGAAATATTTTCATACCTGAAACCTACTTAGAAGTCCAATCCTGATATTATGATAACTAGAGAACCTCTCTGAGATAACATCAAAATGTTGTTTGGCGAGCACTATTGTTGGGGCTAAAACCATTGCCTGTTTGCCAGCTGAGACCACACAAAATATGGCACGTAATGCAACTTCAGTTTTACCAAAACCAACATCCCCACAAATCAGTCGGTCCATAGGGTTTTCTCTCTCTGTCAGATCCCTTTCCACATCCATGAACGCCTAGGTGAGAATCTAAATTGTGAGAGAAATGAGCATCAACCATGCCAGCTATGTTGAAAAAACTACTGATTCAACATGAAGagaatatttaaataaacaacATCTGCCTAAGGAAATTGAGGAACTGGACTACTAATGGCAACTGCATATATGTAATGCATTTGTATGGAagtatattgagagtggtgGACTAAACTGTTACTAGGCTATTTCAGGGTCCTCAAAAACTTGATGCTTTCAGAACAAAAACCATAAGGCCATACTTATTACCTGTTTCTGATCGGGAGTTGGTTCGTATGGGAACTGGGAAGTAAATTCAGACGTGGCAGAAACTTTTGGGTAGGGAGGCCGTTTCTGTTTGAGTCTATGTAAGTACAGCTCCATCAGGTCAACAACCATTTTCTGAACAGCAACTTTACCCTTTATTCTTCTCCTCTCCCATGTAGTGGTGTCATTCAATTTGCTCAATGTCCGTGGCTTTTTGGTTTCATTTGGGCTGGAAGCAGAAAACAGAAGATTAATCAGCATCAAATAATTGGCAACTCCATAAAGTATGGCCAAGCTTTGAAACTAATACAGATGCTTTGGGGACATATACCAGTTACAAAGTCCTGAAGAATTCACCATAGTTTCGGACCATCCTAGCATGATATATGGGCATCTAGCTAATTAACAAGACTTAAAAGGCAAACAGTAGACAAGCTACGAAATCATGGCATTACCTGAATAAACAAAGCACGAGCACAACCAGTAGAGTACTTACATAAACAGAAATTCGTAATGTTTCTATACTATCAAGCGACAACTGAAATAACATTCAGATCATATTGCAGAAATCAATAGCAAAGAAATTATGGGTCAGTGAGTAAAGGAGGCGAAGCAATGTAATCCAAAAGAAGAACCTACAGATTGTAGCGGTATAGCATGCGTGATGCCTGCTTAACTGGTAGCTTGGCCATTCCATCAGCATACTCTATGAAAACATACTCAATTGGCTCGGATGAAGCTCCTTTAGGAACATCATATTTAACGCCGACAAAACGCCCGATTCCAACTTTCTTGTGAACCACATAGTCTCCGGAGCGGAGGCTATAAGGATCCACCTTATAACTGAAGGCGGATGAGGCGTCGCCGCCCACCCTTTCCCCCTTGAGCTTCTGCAAACCCCTCTGCTGTTGCTCCTTCACCTTCTGAATGTACATGTCGGCCTCCTTGGCGTCCATGGACGGCCTCGACGGCTGAGACTCCCTCTTGCAGTGCTCACGCCGGATCCTCTCATTCAGCAGCGATATGGAGTCGCGCCGCTCGCTCTCAACCGGAGTCCTCCGAGTTCTGGAGATTCCGGCGCCGTTGGTGTCGCGGGTCACCGGCGGCGACCACAGAACCCCTCTCGCTCTCACTCTTAATCTGAAGCCAAATCGAAACGAGTGTTTTGCGTCAGCCCCGAGCCCGTCATTAAAATCTCTCCACTTGAGGAACGGAGCGCAATTGACTGCGTCCATGGACGACAGTGATAAACCATAGATTCTTGGTGATGCCATTACATTCATCAATGAAGGAGGTTTTGGATTTGAGGAAGATTTTGGCGCTCTCTCAGCTCCTCTTGAGTCTTGACCATATTATCTCTTCTTTCCGTTAGATATTTTCTACTTATCTATTACTCTTATATTAACACTCgcatttcttcttttcttttttctttaaaaaaaaaaaaaaaaaaacctcacATTTTGGAGCATTTTATATATGTAAGGATTATTTTAAATAAGTTGGTTTATAATGTAAGTTGGATCCACTATTTataatagggttaatagccaaaaaatacatgaagtttgcccgaatttgcaaattgcacatgaccttcaaaattggcctcagaatacatgaccttttgATTTTATCGTGATTTGCACACGGCGAGAATTCCGGctataattaaagttgaccggCAACGACGTGGCAATACGCGTGGCATTTTTAATGCTGTGGCAATACGCgtggcataaaaattaaaaacaatgtaatttttttatacatgtggcataagagagggagagagatacagagagaaagagagagatacagagagagagagagagatacagagagagggagagatacagagagagagagagagatacagagagagagagaatcgccGGTGACGAAGCTGATGAACTCCACGCGCATGGATAGAAGGATTGTGGCTTCAGATCTGGGGATTTCTTCCCATTTGACTCCGATTTTCCCTCACCACTCCTTCGATTTCATCCGGCTCGACTTCGATTTTGGAAGGTTGGAGGCGGAGGAGGATTGTGGGGAATTTGTGGATTTGGGGGTTCTGCAAATTTGGGGATTGTCGGCTCTTCACTACTGAAATTCGTGGCATGGTGTAGTGCTTGTGTCGTGTCGTCGCGTTGTGTGGTGTTTGTGTCGTGGTGTGGTGTTTGTGTTGTGGCTGGTGGAAGGCGGCGGCTGGAGACGAGGCCGCGCTGTGCGGTGCGGCGAAGATGGAGAATGGCGGCGGATGGAGGATGGAGGTTCAGGGAAAGGGGCGGAGGATGGAGGACGGCGGTGAGGCAGCGGAAAGAAAGCGAGCGATGGCCTGTGACGGAGAAGAAGACCGCGCTGTGCtcggcggtggcggtggtgcTCGGCGTCTGGAAAAGACGGCGGATCTGGAGACGGCGGAGAAGAAGACCGAgattttcctcttttttcttttttttttaaattttactcactcaagaaacgacgtcgtattaCTTGCCCGGCGGTTAGTCCACGTCTGCAATTTCCGGCAGCCACGTCAACTAGGCTTAAAGTtatggtcaacgcatgtgcaaatcacgataaaatcaaaaggtcatgtattctgaggccaattttgaaggtcatgtgcaatttgcaaattcgggcaaacttcgtgtattttttggctattaaccctttataatattagtattccACCCGTGCACACGCACAGGGTAAATTATTGTAGTTTTTTTATAACGTTAATTgattatagtactccctccgtcccacgaatcttgacatatttttctttttgggccgtcccacaagtcttgacacgtttcctttttgggtaataattattacattctctctcctactttatcacttttattatattctctctcctactttatcacttttattaccttctctctcctactttatcaattttatactttattaattacacacttaaaacactaatctacaactccttaattcccgtggcgaacccaaacgtgtcaagactcgcgggacggatggagtattaattaacattatattgtattaaaataataaataaaaattattgtgttATATTGGAAAAAAAACACATAACCTTTAACtaagtaaataatttttttaaaaacataattatctACAATCTCGGTCATGATTAGGCTTGTTGAACGGTTCGAGTTTGGATGCCCgaaccaaaattttcaattagtaGTATTCAAGCATACTTGCTTCTATTTCAATTAGTTGAACTCAAACTCAAACAGAGGCATCATGTAATTGTTACAAtaagttgtaaatttataatttattgattagcacaaaaataaattaaattagtttttAGAATGGAAACAATGAACAAAAAGACTCATAGCCGCATATTTTTCTTTAGAGATCGAACAAATTCTTCATCAATCAATTAAAACTAAGTGTCTAAATTGACTTGATTAGTTAACAggccattaattaattgagtagaTTTAGATCActaataaatcaagattataggatgtGTACGATCACTGTGCGTCTTGAGAGTATTTGCGGGCACAGGAGGTTGAAGTAGACTACGGTATGCGGTCTGCCTAAGTTCAATATCGGGTCTATCTAGGTCTAAATGCTTCTCGGTTTAATTGCATGCTCTGAGGTATCATATTGCATGGTTAGGTCGAGATGGTTTAATGGTATAGGGTGTCTCTTATCTTAAAGACACTTAAGGATATATTTTCTTAGATGAGGGAAGTGCACGTGCCAAGTGAGAATGAGGGCATAGGCCATTGGTAAGTTATAACTGGTAGACACAACATTGTAATGAATATCTTGACCAATGAGCGAGTGTAAGAGATTATCCACAGATTTGACGTCTTGACCATATTGCcttttattattgatatttatgttaaatgttttcaatttattttattatttcaagtcaagtttagtttagtttgagAGATGTCTCGTGACTAGGACAATAATCCACCCcaacttttttcttatttttgttcgtGACAAGAGACGAGCTGCGCCAACTccctgtgggatcgacccttgCTTACCATGAGGCACTACGCCTGTTTTGGGCaaggttataaatttatttgtacgtTGACCAATACGACAGCTTCGATTAAAACCCGAAGTACAGTCGCGTCAATATTCATTTTGCACAAATGAATGACTAGCTCACCTTAtactatattaatatttatatgcaCAATAAACAACTATATACATACATGTGAGTGTTTGTGTGTGCGAGCGAGTAATGTTTTACCGAAGAACTAACTTCTTTCAACATAAAGCTTGCTCATATGGTTGGTGTATATTAGAGGTAgggctgtcaaaatgggccgaaaaTGGCCCAGCCCGATGggcccgcccgtagttttggccgggctgggctaggattttcaaggcccaaaaaaatCGGGCCTCCCTGGCCCGGCCCATGCGGCTCGCCGGGTCACCCGGCccgcgggccaaaaagcccgccgAGCTTTCGGGCCTAAATCGGCCCGTCAATATAAAAGgtaaaaattttgaaaaattatatCTCCTCTCAAATTCCAATGGACCCAACCCAATCTAAGTCCATTTATTCAATTGACGACAATGACGAGTCGAAGTCTAACTTAGGATTTAAATAagcaatcaacaatcaatattaaattatttttacttgaaagatttatttatttttggtgcttgttatttgattccagttgatttgattactgtattaattaatttgtgcataaatcgttttcagtttttgcaattagtttttgttttttacttgtattcatattgtttacatttagtttgtcatatttgtttacatttaattttagtcaattacgtgatttagatgtagattgtttaagCCCCTTTTTGTTTCATCgaattgtttttcaatttttttctttaaatttgatttaatttattaatttttggaaataaatatacatatatatatatatatatatattaatttatcaatttttggcccgttttggcccgacccgcccggcggcccgtatagggccgggctgggcttcaaTGTTCAaggcccgctgaaattttggaccggcccgacccggcccaaaaaattgcctaggcccgctgggttgggccgggccgggccggcccgcaAGGTTTGATAGCTCTAATTAGAGgcaaacataaaaaaatgtgaATAAGCCAACTAACACATATACCAAGTCATTTATGACATCTATAAAGCATATGGAACCATCAACTTCTCTACTGCAGATTATTCCCTCCCTGCAATATTcgtaattcaaaataaatacacAATCTGACAAAACAAAAACACGTTACCCCAACAAGGCAAGAATTATGACTAACAACTTTCTGAGTAATTCAAAAAGTTCGGCGATcacctattttactctaaagcTCTCACGATTTCGGCGATCTTTGCGGCAATCGTCATTTTCCCCATTCATTCGGCATTTCTTCATTTTCGCTCGTTTCTTCTATTCTCGAGCCCAATTATCTCTATTCTTGATCCTCATACATACTCTATCATAGTTGCTATTCCAAAATACTCAAATGTGTATAAATTTGACatcacaaaataaaataaaattttatcaaAAGACATCACATAAAGTGCATAATTCCAACACAACACACAATTTATAACcaataaaaataatgcaaaatgaTGTTTTATATTGTATACTAGTTGATGTCTTTGTTGTCAAAATCATCCTGGAAGGAGTTGAAGAAATCCGCATCGGTAGAGATCCAAAATCGATCCATTACCGAAATGATCTAAGGATAAATCGATGTTGTTGATGTCCATTGCCACCGTGACACCACTGCTCTGCTCCTCCGCCTCCCCGAAGTAGTTTATTGCCATCGTCTTTATTCTGCCTTGTGATTTCTCTCGGAAGTCATTGTTTGTGGAGCGCATTTTGCAAAATGAAAGTTTTGGTTTAGTTTTGTGAGATAAGGCAAAGTTTGTTTTTGCAAAGTCATTCCTTACAATTCACGCAAACCGCATGCACTCGTAGATAGGGCTTACATGGAATCACGTGCATATCATCTTCAATTCGTCATTTGTCCTCTTATGACAAGGGTGTAATTTCATTGTCAAACTTATGACTATGAGACACAACCATGTAATTCCCTCACGATGTTCAGCGTTATAGATCATTCTGGTATATCCGAAGTCTACAGCCCTATAAAGCTTGATGATGGTTTCCATCCAACGGGAGGTTATCTTCGTGGGAACACTTGTATTGGCAAAGTGTCTTACCCAACGTACATTGACTATTCAAAATATAGTCTACTAAATCGGTGCACCAACTGTTTGGCCACCTTTTACTATTGGCATGCGTGTCGACATCAGAACTATTACGCATATTACTTCTCATCACAAACAATTAATTTATGGTATCTACAATTATATTTTATCTATCAAACATAAAGACACAATACTAATTACCTCTAATCCACTACATATATGTTGACTTAAACTATCTTGTGATATGCTAACATGCCTAACAAATAAACTAATCAACTCTTATGAGTCGTCTAATTTGAGTGATAATGCATATATGATTGATGAAATAATTCACCTTAAATATAAATGTTTAGTTTGCATGATTGAGTCTATGATTGATAACTCGATATGTATCTAATCATTAAAATGAGTTATTATTTATCACTTCAAAATTagatgaattatttaatcacttCTCCAATCATATCAATATATCTATCATATTCATCAAACCAAACAATATATGCAAAGACTTAGGGTGTGACTGGTATAGAGTATAAGTATTTTAATGATCATTCCTACGTTCATGAATCATTCCAAATCCCATGGCTGGTACGGATTTTATAATGGGAATAAGCATTTCATCGTCATCATTCCCGATGGAATGCTTATTCCCATTAATATGGGATTAGCCATTCCTCTCCTCCCCCATGATATTGTGTATTCCCACGTATATGAGATTACTCAAAAataacttttattttctttttcaatgaAACTTTCTTTACTTACTTATTATTTTGACAAATTTAAtctcacataataataataataataataataataataataataaatagtttaaaaataattgtaataataatagaaaaaataataatataaaagtaataataatgaataaataaatagtctaaaaataattgtaataataatataaaagtaataataatgaataaataaataaataaataaatattataattattcattttaatgatttatcattattttcttatcattatttataataataataataattattattattattattattattattattattattattatatttattctaTTTCATTGCTATCCATTAATTCCTTGTACATATTAGCcatataaatcatatatttCATTGTATTCCCATGCCATggaaattatatatttcatGTATTCCCATCATTTATCATTCCATTCCCAAATCAATTCAATTTTGGTGTTGATTTTGACTGCTCGAACTGCGAACTTCCGCGATAGAATCAAAATTTTGTAAATCGAGTAAATTGAGACGGgtcattttttacatttaagGTTGTTTATCAtaccacattttttttttgtctttttttaaagaaaaatcttatattttttaaaagtgaaaaacttggaaaaaatattatacacTCACACAAATATTTCATGAATTAGAGTAAAgaggaagaaaataaaaaaaggctacccaaaatttctttttatgttaTTCAGAAAAAATTATCGACTACAATatgtgaaaaaaaaaggaaaaaaaaaagtttttcattttttccatcaaagagaaaatagtaaaattacaACAATCATTTCCAAAGTGAAGTACGTTCTAGTTCGAAACAAAACGGTAAGCGATATTTACTTCCCTATCCAAGTGAAACCTTACATTAGCATAGAGTTTTGATTTCTGCATGCTAAGAGTCATCGAGCATACTTAAAAtcagtaaaataaaaaaaaaatccttaaaACACTCAAATACAACATCAAAATATACTTTTGTATCAGCGTCACatcataagaaaaaaaaaataacaatattgcaagatttttgaaatttgaagtAATCAAGTCAATTTTGGGAAGTTAAGATTCTTGAAGGTAGTGAATCCTCCGTCCACAACGAGGTTATGTCCCGTCACGAATTTGGCGTCATCCGAAGCCAAATACAATGCGGCCCGAGC comes from Salvia miltiorrhiza cultivar Shanhuang (shh) chromosome 3, IMPLAD_Smil_shh, whole genome shotgun sequence and encodes:
- the LOC131015970 gene encoding ATP-dependent DNA helicase At3g02060, chloroplastic, yielding MNVMASPRIYGLSLSSMDAVNCAPFLKWRDFNDGLGADAKHSFRFGFRLRVRARGVLWSPPVTRDTNGAGISRTRRTPVESERRDSISLLNERIRREHCKRESQPSRPSMDAKEADMYIQKVKEQQQRGLQKLKGERVGGDASSAFSYKVDPYSLRSGDYVVHKKVGIGRFVGVKYDVPKGASSEPIEYVFIEYADGMAKLPVKQASRMLYRYNLPNETKKPRTLSKLNDTTTWERRRIKGKVAVQKMVVDLMELYLHRLKQKRPPYPKVSATSEFTSQFPYEPTPDQKQAFMDVERDLTERENPMDRLICGDVGFGKTEVALRAIFCVVSAGKQAMVLAPTIVLAKQHFDVISERFSSYHNIRIGLLSRFQTKSEKETHLQMIKNGELDIIVGTHSLLGDRVVYNNLGLLVVDEEQRFGVKQKERIASFKTSVDVLTLSATPIPRTLYLALTGFRDASLISTPPPERVPIKTHLSAYTKERVTSAINHELDRGGQVFYVLPRIKGLEEVMEFLEQSFPNVEIAIAHGKQYSRQLEDTMEKFAQGHIKILICTNIVESGLDIQNANTIIIQDVQIFGLAQLYQLRGRVGRADKEAHAYLFYPDKSLLSDLALERLAALEECRDLGQGFQIAERDMAIRGFGNIFGEQQTGDVGNVGIDLFFEMLFESLSKVDEHRVIAVPYHSVQFDVNLNPHLPSEYINYLENPLEILNEAEKAAEKDIWNLIRFTENLRRQYGKEPYSMEILLKKLYVRRMAADLGITTIYASGKMVQMKTNMSKKVFKLMMDSMASEVHRTSLVFEYGSIKAELLLELPREQLLDWIFQCLSELYASLPALIKY